A portion of the Chondrinema litorale genome contains these proteins:
- a CDS encoding DUF4290 domain-containing protein: MEYNSQREPLILMEYGRNVQKLVRYIRELDDKEERSRLSHVLIHLMKQLNPSVRENSDNVQRIWDHLHIMADFTLDIEAPYPTPDESIVFAKPQKMEYKSGELKFKHYGRNIDLLISRAIALEDETEKNDAIIYIGKLMKSFYASWNKENISDDVIIRHLYELSDRKIDYRDKVKSDETLFNISNFKDKSNDRHDHSDRRSRNNNNSGKRRSRRRR, from the coding sequence ATGGAATATAATTCACAAAGAGAGCCGTTGATCTTGATGGAATACGGTAGAAATGTACAGAAGCTCGTAAGATACATCCGTGAGTTGGATGATAAAGAAGAACGTAGCCGCCTTTCCCACGTCCTCATTCACTTAATGAAACAACTCAACCCTTCTGTAAGAGAAAATAGCGACAACGTACAACGTATCTGGGATCACCTGCATATTATGGCAGATTTCACATTGGATATTGAAGCGCCTTATCCTACACCAGATGAATCAATCGTGTTTGCAAAGCCACAAAAAATGGAATACAAAAGTGGTGAGTTAAAATTCAAACACTATGGGAGAAATATAGACCTGCTTATTTCTAGAGCCATTGCTCTTGAAGATGAAACTGAGAAAAATGATGCAATTATTTACATTGGAAAGTTAATGAAGTCTTTCTATGCTTCTTGGAACAAAGAAAACATTAGTGATGATGTAATCATTAGACACCTGTACGAACTGTCTGATCGTAAAATTGACTATAGAGATAAAGTTAAATCTGATGAAACACTCTTCAACATCAGTAACTTTAAAGATAAAAGCAACGACAGACACGATCACAGCGACAGAAGATCAAGAAATAATAACAATAGTGGTAAGAGACGTTCAAGAAGAAGAAGATAA